In Tenrec ecaudatus isolate mTenEca1 chromosome 4, mTenEca1.hap1, whole genome shotgun sequence, a single window of DNA contains:
- the LOC142444370 gene encoding uncharacterized protein LOC142444370 isoform X1: MASWALLLLFTSSVVLVACENQCGPDKYETEGTCCQKCPPGHYVSKPCRKDPRDGECAVCPPDTFRAHPSPFRYCQHCTQCGKRQEMVADCNATSDRKCQCAAGYFCAQEHCEDCDTCSSCLRGHTPIQPCNATSDTVCSLDTDTAVAVFLPVAVPLLLLWICFSCCYYCKRRGISIKHLLTYLRKEMPRETEGPASDNSSCQSQEALLSQDKGGIPAAPDVEPTLQEKISSGFEPENRPPRDLSEEPGQGTELQEVLTEGGLEVPEPDPAAVDRPQGHPKAMVGIEDLEEIQRRVFPEGFHPGRHQ; the protein is encoded by the exons ATGGCTTCGTGGGCCCTGCTGCTGCTCTTCACCTCG AGTGTGGTCCTGGTGGCCTGTGAGAACCAGTGTGGCCCAGACAAATATGAGACGGAGGGTACCTGCTGCCAGAAGTGCCCACCTG GACATTATGTCAGCAAACCCTGCAGGAAGGACCCCCGTGATGGAGAGTGTGCAGTGTGCCCTCCTGACACCTTCAGAGCCCACCCCAGCCCCTTCCGGTATTGTCAGCACTGCACCCAATGCGGGAAAC GACAAGAGATGGTGGCCGACTGCAATGCGACCAGCGACCGGAAGTGCCAGTGTGCAGCGGGCTACTTCTGCGCCCAGGAGCACTGCGAGGACTGTGACACGTGTTCCAG CTGTCTTCGAGGTCATACCCCAATTCAGCCTTGTAATGCCACGTCGGACACGGTGTGCAGCTTAGACACAG ACACTGCAGTTGCTGTGTTCCTCCCTGTTGCTGtgcccctcctgctgctctggataTGCTTCTCCTGCTGCTACTACTGCAAACGGAGAG GGATCAGCATAAAACATTTGCTCACCTACTTAAGGAAAG aaatgccaagagagacagaggGCCCT GCTTCTGACAACAGCAGCTGCCAATCTCAGGAGGCCTTGCTGTCCCAGGATAAAGGAGGTATCCCGGCAGCTCCTGATGTGGAACCCACGCTACAGGAGAAGATCAGCTCAGGTTTCGAGCCCGAGAACAGGCCACCCCGAGACCTCTCTGAGGAGCCCGGGCAGGGGACCGAGCTGCAGGAGGTGCTGACAGAGGGAGGCCTGGAGGTGCCTGAACCTGATCCAGCTGCTGTGGACAGGCCCCAGGGCCACCCCAAAGCCATGGTCGGCATAGAGGATCTGGAGGAG atacagAGGAGAGTATTTCCTGAAGGTTTCCACCCAGGACG GCACCAATAG
- the LOC142444370 gene encoding uncharacterized protein LOC142444370 isoform X2, with amino-acid sequence MASWALLLLFTSSVVLVACENQCGPDKYETEGTCCQKCPPGHYVSKPCRKDPRDGECAVCPPDTFRAHPSPFRYCQHCTQCGKRQEMVADCNATSDRKCQCAAGYFCAQEHCEDCDTCSSCLRGHTPIQPCNATSDTVCSLDTDTAVAVFLPVAVPLLLLWICFSCCYYCKRREMPRETEGPASDNSSCQSQEALLSQDKGGIPAAPDVEPTLQEKISSGFEPENRPPRDLSEEPGQGTELQEVLTEGGLEVPEPDPAAVDRPQGHPKAMVGIEDLEEIQRRVFPEGFHPGRHQ; translated from the exons ATGGCTTCGTGGGCCCTGCTGCTGCTCTTCACCTCG AGTGTGGTCCTGGTGGCCTGTGAGAACCAGTGTGGCCCAGACAAATATGAGACGGAGGGTACCTGCTGCCAGAAGTGCCCACCTG GACATTATGTCAGCAAACCCTGCAGGAAGGACCCCCGTGATGGAGAGTGTGCAGTGTGCCCTCCTGACACCTTCAGAGCCCACCCCAGCCCCTTCCGGTATTGTCAGCACTGCACCCAATGCGGGAAAC GACAAGAGATGGTGGCCGACTGCAATGCGACCAGCGACCGGAAGTGCCAGTGTGCAGCGGGCTACTTCTGCGCCCAGGAGCACTGCGAGGACTGTGACACGTGTTCCAG CTGTCTTCGAGGTCATACCCCAATTCAGCCTTGTAATGCCACGTCGGACACGGTGTGCAGCTTAGACACAG ACACTGCAGTTGCTGTGTTCCTCCCTGTTGCTGtgcccctcctgctgctctggataTGCTTCTCCTGCTGCTACTACTGCAAACGGAGAG aaatgccaagagagacagaggGCCCT GCTTCTGACAACAGCAGCTGCCAATCTCAGGAGGCCTTGCTGTCCCAGGATAAAGGAGGTATCCCGGCAGCTCCTGATGTGGAACCCACGCTACAGGAGAAGATCAGCTCAGGTTTCGAGCCCGAGAACAGGCCACCCCGAGACCTCTCTGAGGAGCCCGGGCAGGGGACCGAGCTGCAGGAGGTGCTGACAGAGGGAGGCCTGGAGGTGCCTGAACCTGATCCAGCTGCTGTGGACAGGCCCCAGGGCCACCCCAAAGCCATGGTCGGCATAGAGGATCTGGAGGAG atacagAGGAGAGTATTTCCTGAAGGTTTCCACCCAGGACG GCACCAATAG